One segment of Alnus glutinosa chromosome 2, dhAlnGlut1.1, whole genome shotgun sequence DNA contains the following:
- the LOC133861823 gene encoding probable aminotransferase TAT2, which produces MEQGRKKWGFQGNQELNASSISVRGVLNQLMADRDKDDQRSAIPLGGADPTMFPSYQTTPSVADAIADAVRSFKFNCYPPTAGVAEGKRAVAEYLSKDVPYKISADDVYLTVGCTQAIEIVVSVLARPGANILLPRPGYPQYEARVGCSSLEARHFDLLPERGWEVDLDSVEALADENTVAMVIINPSNPCGNVFTAQHLKKIAETARKLGIFVISDEVYGHLAFGSNPFVPMGVFGSIVPVVTLGSISKRWIVPGWRLGWIVTNDPNGIFQQSGFVESLRSYLDITTDPPTFIQGALTRILEQTKEDFFSKLLNLMREAVDLLCERIKEIPCLTCPHKPEGSMAVMVKLNLSLLEGVTDDVDFCLKLAKEESVIVLPGITVGLKNWLRISFAVEQSSLDDALVRIKAFYYRHAKKE; this is translated from the exons ATGGAGCAGGGACGCAAGAAATGGGGTTTCCAGGGGAACCAAGAGCTAAACGCTTCCTCCATCTCCGTCCGAGGTGTTCTCAACCAGCTGATGGCAGATCGTGACAAGGACGATCAAAGGTCCGCAATCCCTCTTGGCGGTGCTGACCCTACGATGTTTCCCAGCTATCAGACCACCCCTTCAGTGGCGGATGCCATTGCTGATGCTGTCCGGTCCTTTAAGTTCAACTGCTACCCTCCCACCGCTGGTGTTGCCGAGGGAAAGAG AGCTGTTGCAGAATATCTTTCGAAAGATGTTCCATACAAAATATCAGCAGATGATGTGTATCTCACAGTTGGTTGCACGCAAGCAATAGAAATTGTGGTATCTGTCCTTGCGCGCCCTGGCGCCAACATTCTGCTGCCCAGACCAGGTTACCCGCAATATGAAGCTCGTGTGGGTTGCAGTAGCCTTGAAGCTCGCCACTTCGATCTTCTGCCCGAAAGGGGTTGGGAGGTTGATCTTGATTCTGTCGAAGCTCTTGCGGATGAGAATACAGTGGCTATGGTTATCATCAATCCCAGCAATCCATGTGGGAATGTCTTTACAGCCCAACATTTGAAAAAG ATTGCAGAGACTGCTAGAAAACTTGGGATTTTTGTGATTTCAGATGAAGTTTATGGCCATCTAGCTTTTGGGAGTAATCCGTTTGTGCCCATGGGAGTGTTCGGATCGATTGTACCTGTTGTAACACTTGGGTCGATATCAAAGAGATGGATTGTTCCTGGATGGCGACTTGGTTGGATCGTGACAAATGACCCCAATGGCATCTTTCAACAATCCGGG TTTGTGGAGAGCCTCAGGAGCTATCTCGACATCACCACTGACCCCCCAACCTTCATCCAG GGGGCACTTACCCGAATCCTTGAGCAAACGAAGgaggatttcttttcaaaacttcTAAACCTAATGAGAGAAGCCGTAGACCTTTTATGtgagagaataaaagaaattcCTTGCCTGACTTGTCCACACAAACCAGAAGGGTCCATGGCTGTAATG GTGAAGCTAAATCTATCACTACTTGAAGGCGTTACTGATGATGTGGACTTCTGTCTGAAGTTGGCCAAGGAGGAATCCGTGATTGTTCTGCCAG GGATTACTGTTGGACTGAAGAATTGGCTTCGAATTTCTTTTGCCGTTGAGCAGTCTTCGCTTGACGATGCCCTTGTAAGGATAAAAGCCTTCTACTACAGGCATGCCAAGAAGGAATAA